From Acidaminococcus timonensis, the proteins below share one genomic window:
- the cobA gene encoding uroporphyrinogen-III C-methyltransferase produces MGNHENAGKVWLVGAGCSAGLLTLEGLERLRQAQVVLYDALLDPALLAEIPDGAEAIPVGKRCGHHSLKQTAINDLLVKKAREGKRVVRLKGGDSFVLGRGGEELLALQAAGIPYDMVPGVTSAVAVPEHLGIPVTHRGLARSFTVVTGHTRNGDLEDWQALADLQGTLVFLMGLGQLAHICETLLQHGKAPETPVSVLCGGYSGEELRLDGTLSTMVEKARGKAFAPAIIVVGPAAAMHLEGESKDPVMVTGSRSFCHQVAMALEPLGWSVKQVPVLEIEPCTDRLPTSILEATWLVFTSRNGVRLFGRWLRQHSLDHRKLAGCRLASLGEGTADELSRLGFTADLMPETYTAEALGKALARAVAPGERCVLLRAEEGSPDLPRILEKAGVAYEDIPIYRVRPVQRAAVEKMELAPGTLIFGSAKGVHSFFAHYTLVSGTKILCIGPVTAKAVREEGFSEPACAMVHSVAGLVREVQEP; encoded by the coding sequence ATGGGAAATCATGAAAATGCAGGAAAGGTGTGGCTGGTGGGAGCCGGCTGCAGCGCGGGACTTTTGACCCTGGAGGGACTGGAACGGTTGCGGCAGGCCCAGGTGGTGCTGTACGATGCCCTGCTGGATCCGGCCCTCCTGGCGGAGATTCCCGACGGGGCAGAAGCCATTCCGGTGGGAAAACGCTGCGGCCATCACAGTCTGAAACAGACAGCCATCAATGACCTGCTGGTGAAGAAAGCCCGGGAGGGGAAACGGGTGGTCCGTCTCAAGGGAGGCGACAGCTTCGTACTGGGACGGGGCGGAGAAGAACTCCTGGCCCTGCAGGCTGCCGGTATCCCCTATGATATGGTTCCCGGAGTCACTTCGGCGGTGGCGGTACCGGAGCATCTTGGTATCCCGGTGACCCATAGGGGGCTGGCCCGTTCGTTCACGGTGGTCACTGGCCATACCCGGAATGGAGATCTGGAGGATTGGCAGGCGCTGGCAGACCTGCAGGGAACCCTGGTGTTCCTTATGGGACTGGGCCAGCTTGCCCATATCTGTGAAACCCTGCTGCAGCATGGGAAAGCCCCGGAGACCCCAGTGAGCGTCCTGTGCGGCGGGTACAGCGGGGAGGAGCTGCGGCTGGACGGGACCCTGTCCACCATGGTGGAAAAAGCCCGGGGAAAGGCATTTGCACCTGCCATCATCGTGGTAGGCCCTGCAGCGGCCATGCACCTGGAAGGAGAGTCGAAGGACCCGGTGATGGTCACAGGCAGTCGCAGCTTCTGCCACCAGGTGGCGATGGCTCTGGAACCTTTGGGATGGTCGGTGAAACAGGTTCCGGTGCTGGAAATAGAACCATGCACCGACAGGCTGCCCACGTCCATTTTAGAGGCTACCTGGCTGGTGTTTACCAGCCGGAACGGGGTACGGCTGTTTGGCCGGTGGCTTCGTCAGCATTCCCTGGATCACCGGAAACTGGCAGGGTGCCGGCTGGCGTCCCTGGGGGAAGGAACGGCGGACGAGCTGTCCCGGCTGGGTTTTACAGCCGATCTGATGCCGGAAACCTATACGGCGGAAGCGCTGGGGAAAGCGCTGGCCAGGGCAGTGGCACCCGGGGAACGGTGCGTATTATTGCGGGCCGAGGAAGGCTCCCCGGATTTGCCCCGGATCCTGGAAAAAGCCGGAGTCGCCTATGAAGATATCCCCATTTACCGGGTCCGTCCCGTCCAACGGGCAGCTGTCGAAAAAATGGAACTGGCTCCCGGGACGCTGATCTTCGGCAGCGCCAAAGGGGTCCATTCCTTCTTTGCCCACTATACACTGGTCTCCGGGACGAAGATCCTGTGTATCGGACCCGTTACGGCAAAAGCCGTCCGGGAAGAAGGCTTTTCTGAACCGGCCTGTGCCATGGTCCATTCAGTGGCAGGACTGGTGCGGGAGGTACAGGAACCATGA
- a CDS encoding ferritin family protein, translating into MKKFICRVCGYVYEGEEAPEKCPQCGAPKDKFDELKEGVKEYADEHVVGVAKGVDERVLEGLRQHFTGECSEVGMYLAMSRVADREGYPEVAEAYKRIAFEEAEHAAKFAELLGEVVTDSTKKNLEMRAAAEQGACAGKKEIATLAKQLGYDAIHDTVHEMAKDEARHGRVFDGLLARYFAK; encoded by the coding sequence ATGAAAAAATTCATTTGCAGAGTTTGCGGTTATGTCTATGAAGGGGAAGAAGCCCCGGAAAAATGCCCTCAATGCGGTGCACCGAAAGACAAATTCGATGAACTGAAGGAAGGCGTGAAAGAATACGCTGATGAACACGTTGTAGGCGTTGCCAAAGGCGTAGATGAAAGAGTCCTGGAAGGCCTGCGTCAACACTTCACCGGTGAATGCTCCGAAGTGGGTATGTACCTGGCTATGAGCCGTGTAGCTGACCGGGAAGGGTATCCGGAAGTGGCTGAAGCCTACAAACGGATCGCTTTCGAAGAAGCTGAACATGCTGCCAAATTCGCCGAACTGCTGGGCGAAGTGGTAACTGACAGCACCAAGAAGAACCTGGAAATGCGGGCTGCTGCTGAACAGGGTGCCTGCGCCGGCAAGAAAGAAATCGCAACTCTGGCCAAACAACTGGGCTACGATGCCATCCATGATACCGTTCATGAAATGGCTAAAGATGAAGCTCGTCATGGCCGTGTATTCGATGGCCTGCTGGCTCGTTACTTTGCAAAATAA
- a CDS encoding biotin transporter BioY, whose product MKKETGSLVLCGLFTALMAVGAFIHIMLPVGPFQVTVSLQIFFAILAGLFLGSRHGFLSVLAYLVLGLAGVPIFAHGGGLGYLLKPTFGFLLGFPCAAWVAGVLGGDNRKTGLQQLLAAAFGGEMIYYFTGLVYYSIMFNVVLQNGEGIGFIRLLEVWFFSTVIPDGIICVLAALVYRKLAPLVRR is encoded by the coding sequence GTGAAAAAAGAAACAGGCAGCCTGGTATTGTGCGGTCTCTTTACGGCTCTTATGGCGGTGGGTGCGTTCATCCACATCATGCTGCCCGTCGGGCCATTTCAGGTGACCGTGTCTCTCCAGATCTTCTTTGCCATCCTGGCCGGGCTGTTCCTGGGGTCCCGGCATGGTTTTCTGAGTGTCCTGGCCTACCTGGTGCTGGGCCTGGCAGGGGTACCCATCTTTGCCCATGGAGGTGGCCTGGGCTATTTGCTGAAACCCACCTTCGGCTTTTTGCTGGGATTTCCCTGTGCGGCCTGGGTGGCCGGGGTATTGGGCGGTGACAACCGGAAGACGGGATTGCAACAGCTGCTGGCGGCAGCGTTCGGTGGAGAAATGATTTATTATTTCACCGGTCTTGTCTACTATTCTATCATGTTCAACGTTGTGCTTCAGAATGGGGAGGGCATCGGGTTCATCAGACTTTTGGAAGTATGGTTCTTCAGTACGGTGATCCCGGACGGCATTATCTGCGTACTGGCTGCGCTGGTGTATCGGAAACTGGCCCCTCTGGTAAGGAGATAA
- the hemC gene encoding hydroxymethylbilane synthase, whose translation MRKLIIATRGSKLALAQTEIVRRLLQEVQVETAIHTITTAGDRDRIHALVKIGGRGVFVREIERELLSGEADLAVHSAKDLPYELAPGLVIAGTPKAADPRDALVTRKGKNGGGPLVIGTGSPRRIAELRPLYPEAVFKDIRGNVTTRLHKLDRGEYDAIVLAMAGLERMGVDASAYDLHPFDVEQVMPAGCQGIIAVECRSRDRELMALLQKISHGITWRRFLLERELFCSMKVDCAMAVGIHASFPRKGEVRLGAMLDGVKAFRQGRTENHALLAASLKKELYDGKS comes from the coding sequence ATGAGAAAACTGATCATTGCCACCCGCGGCAGTAAGCTGGCCCTGGCCCAGACGGAAATCGTCCGTCGGCTATTGCAGGAGGTACAGGTGGAAACGGCCATCCATACCATTACCACGGCCGGGGATCGGGATCGGATCCATGCCCTGGTGAAAATCGGCGGACGGGGCGTCTTCGTGCGGGAAATCGAGCGGGAACTCCTCAGTGGAGAGGCGGATCTGGCTGTGCACAGCGCCAAGGACCTTCCCTATGAACTGGCTCCCGGTCTGGTGATTGCCGGCACGCCCAAAGCAGCTGATCCCCGGGATGCGCTGGTCACCCGGAAGGGAAAGAACGGAGGCGGTCCTTTGGTCATCGGAACCGGCAGTCCCCGGCGGATCGCAGAACTCAGACCTCTTTATCCGGAAGCGGTGTTCAAGGATATCCGGGGCAATGTGACCACCCGGCTCCATAAACTGGATCGGGGAGAATATGATGCCATTGTGCTGGCTATGGCCGGCCTGGAACGGATGGGCGTGGATGCATCGGCTTATGACCTCCATCCCTTTGACGTGGAGCAGGTGATGCCTGCCGGTTGCCAGGGCATCATTGCTGTGGAATGCCGCAGCCGGGACAGGGAACTGATGGCACTTCTCCAGAAAATCAGCCATGGGATCACCTGGCGGCGTTTTTTGCTGGAACGGGAACTGTTCTGCAGCATGAAGGTGGATTGCGCCATGGCAGTGGGTATCCACGCCAGTTTCCCCCGAAAGGGAGAGGTGCGCCTGGGGGCCATGCTGGATGGGGTGAAGGCTTTCCGGCAGGGGCGGACAGAGAACCATGCTCTGCTGGCGGCGTCTCTGAAAAAGGAGTTGTATGATGGGAAATCATGA
- a CDS encoding aminoacyl-histidine dipeptidase produces MTVLDSLEPRRVFHFFEEISRIPHGSGHTKAISDWLVEFGRKRGLEVRQDALNNVVLVGPASPGYEQAEPVIFQGHMDMVCEKAPDCPKDMEKEGLDLEVSGDEITARGTTLGADDGIAVAMGLALLDDPSIPRPRLEAVFTVDEETGMLGAVNLDASGLAGRRMINMDSEEEGVFTSGCAGGVDVNCALPVRREAFAGTCLELKISGLTGGHSGAEIHKGRANGDRLMGRLLLHLDREVLYRLVEVEGGTKDNAIPREARAAVLTPEPEKLRQAVAAFDRILRQEFQVTDPDLQVTAEPARAERMPMDRESTEKVQCLLTSLPGGVQVMSPELEGMVQTSLNLGILYTEDGQVCAGLLVRSSVESQKEMVAEQIEGLLRQLGGQAIRSGDYPGWAYRADSPLRDLFVQVYREQYGKEPKVEAIHAGVECGMFAAKLPGLDCISLGPTLTEIHTYRETMHIASVQRTWNLLLEVLKRMK; encoded by the coding sequence ATGACCGTACTGGATTCTCTGGAACCCCGCCGGGTGTTCCATTTCTTTGAAGAAATTTCCCGGATTCCCCATGGGTCCGGCCATACCAAAGCCATCAGTGACTGGCTGGTGGAATTTGGCCGGAAACGGGGCCTGGAAGTCCGTCAGGATGCCCTGAACAATGTGGTCCTGGTGGGACCGGCTTCTCCCGGATATGAACAGGCAGAGCCGGTGATTTTCCAGGGCCACATGGACATGGTCTGTGAAAAGGCCCCGGACTGCCCCAAGGACATGGAAAAGGAAGGCCTGGACCTGGAAGTGTCCGGGGATGAAATCACCGCCCGGGGGACCACCCTGGGGGCGGATGACGGGATTGCCGTGGCCATGGGCCTGGCCCTGCTGGATGATCCATCCATTCCCCGGCCCCGGCTGGAAGCGGTGTTCACCGTGGACGAGGAAACCGGCATGCTGGGAGCAGTGAATCTGGATGCCAGCGGACTTGCAGGCCGGCGGATGATCAATATGGATTCGGAGGAAGAAGGGGTCTTCACCTCAGGCTGTGCCGGCGGAGTGGATGTGAACTGCGCCCTGCCCGTCCGGCGGGAAGCCTTTGCCGGCACCTGCCTGGAACTGAAGATCAGCGGCCTGACAGGGGGCCACTCTGGAGCGGAAATCCACAAGGGAAGGGCCAACGGGGACAGGCTCATGGGCCGTCTCCTGCTCCATCTGGACCGGGAAGTCCTGTACCGGCTGGTGGAAGTGGAAGGGGGAACCAAGGACAACGCCATTCCCCGGGAAGCCAGGGCGGCTGTGCTGACTCCCGAACCGGAAAAACTCCGGCAGGCAGTGGCGGCTTTTGACCGGATTCTCCGGCAGGAATTCCAGGTGACCGATCCGGACCTCCAGGTGACGGCAGAGCCGGCAAGGGCGGAACGCATGCCCATGGACCGGGAATCCACGGAAAAGGTCCAGTGTCTCCTGACCAGTCTGCCGGGAGGGGTCCAGGTCATGAGTCCGGAACTGGAAGGCATGGTCCAGACCTCCCTGAACCTGGGGATCCTCTATACGGAAGACGGGCAGGTGTGCGCTGGCCTGCTGGTGCGCAGCAGTGTGGAAAGCCAGAAGGAAATGGTGGCGGAACAGATCGAAGGGCTGCTGCGGCAGCTGGGAGGACAGGCCATCCGCTCCGGGGACTATCCGGGCTGGGCCTACCGGGCAGATTCGCCTCTCCGGGACCTGTTTGTCCAGGTGTACCGGGAACAGTATGGAAAGGAACCCAAAGTGGAAGCCATCCACGCCGGGGTGGAATGTGGCATGTTCGCCGCCAAGCTCCCGGGACTGGACTGCATTTCCCTGGGGCCCACCCTGACGGAAATCCATACGTATCGGGAAACCATGCACATCGCTTCCGTCCAGCGGACCTGGAACCTGCTGCTGGAAGTACTGAAACGGATGAAATGA
- a CDS encoding precorrin-2 dehydrogenase/sirohydrochlorin ferrochelatase family protein, with protein sequence MSYFPMMIQLEHAPVLLVGGGRTARRKAAILQEFGAAVEVVAPAMDPEIRGLDVILHQRPFAPCDLERQPWRLVVAATDDRAVNRVISEGCRKRGIPVNVVDDPELCTFIFPAIVKQQELVCAVSSGGRSPLVAQWVKRRLQQVMPENLGTLNEAMGQFRKVLQREEPEEGKRRALLKKKLAELLGKGL encoded by the coding sequence ATGAGTTATTTTCCCATGATGATCCAGCTGGAACACGCTCCGGTGCTGCTGGTGGGCGGTGGCAGAACGGCCCGGCGGAAAGCTGCCATCTTACAAGAATTCGGTGCCGCCGTGGAGGTGGTGGCCCCTGCCATGGATCCGGAGATCCGGGGCCTGGATGTCATCCTGCACCAGCGTCCCTTTGCGCCCTGTGATCTGGAGCGGCAGCCCTGGCGGCTGGTGGTGGCGGCCACGGATGACCGGGCCGTGAACCGGGTGATCAGTGAAGGGTGCCGGAAGCGGGGCATCCCGGTGAATGTGGTGGACGATCCGGAGCTGTGCACTTTCATCTTTCCAGCCATCGTGAAACAGCAGGAGCTGGTGTGTGCTGTCAGCAGCGGCGGCCGCAGCCCTCTGGTGGCCCAGTGGGTGAAACGACGGCTGCAGCAGGTGATGCCGGAGAATCTGGGGACCCTCAACGAGGCCATGGGGCAGTTCCGTAAAGTGCTGCAGCGGGAGGAACCGGAGGAAGGGAAACGGCGGGCTTTGCTGAAAAAAAAGCTGGCGGAGTTATTGGGAAAGGGACTGTAA
- a CDS encoding DUF5714 domain-containing protein, translating into MNDMEQRTQAIIEACAREKETNPLAIFRHVAGQDFVRIHGPEHHVLDGACLLTALHHAGMEFDLPEQLNRLRQEGLQMPGAICGHWGVCGAVASVGAALALLEGTGPLTTDSSWGSHMTYTARALANLAAIGGPRCCKRDAFTALKTAIPYVKERFGIDLPEERTVCGFYLRNQQCLGKRCPYNPEHQAVVAR; encoded by the coding sequence ATGAATGATATGGAACAGCGGACCCAGGCCATCATCGAAGCCTGTGCCCGGGAAAAGGAAACCAATCCTCTGGCCATTTTCCGCCATGTGGCGGGACAGGATTTCGTGCGGATCCACGGGCCGGAGCACCATGTACTGGATGGAGCCTGTCTCCTGACCGCTCTCCATCATGCGGGCATGGAGTTCGATCTGCCGGAACAATTGAACAGACTGCGACAGGAGGGCCTCCAGATGCCCGGAGCCATCTGTGGCCACTGGGGTGTCTGCGGGGCTGTGGCTTCCGTTGGGGCCGCTCTTGCTCTTCTGGAAGGAACCGGGCCGCTGACCACGGATTCTTCCTGGGGCAGCCATATGACGTATACGGCCCGGGCTCTGGCCAATCTGGCGGCCATCGGAGGGCCCCGGTGCTGCAAACGGGATGCCTTCACAGCCCTGAAAACAGCCATTCCTTATGTAAAGGAACGGTTCGGGATCGACCTGCCGGAAGAAAGGACGGTCTGCGGCTTCTATCTCCGGAATCAGCAGTGCCTGGGGAAAAGGTGTCCCTACAATCCGGAACATCAGGCGGTGGTTGCACGGTAA
- a CDS encoding YfcC family protein, whose product MADQPKKQRKMLSSYSIVFLFLIFTAILTWFVPQSVVINDHGTKKIIYDAILVKGKVMAGQGLQPMGLWDIIMAPAKGFVKAAQLCFALLMAGAFLHLLNYVGAMRAGIGWLLKRFTGKTLIVVLTFFSALFGAVYGLWEEIPAYSMAVVPLFVLAGYDVVTGIGVLTVGATAGNMASVVNPFSLGAAVGAIGNESLSLGSGIVLRLVLFAVLYLVALAYVLQYAARVKKDPSRSIVAGLPVNTMVEERQEEVEITSRQALSIGLLVLIVIAMICGYVPWDSIKFADGTTAKTLVNLPFTTLAKVPVLGNLLGAEHYTQFGDWYFEEFSFVFLAGALLLGIINKIPEATFIKEFIAGARDLLSVVLVLAIANGISVIMGSKTAGMSVTFVYWIQNALQGVPSWAFSLAVILSYVAIGFFMQSTSGVAGITMPILGAVAYALYETAPIGPVGGQVLLIASFTIGLNFTSALYPSATNMGTLELYKVPYDIYLKFILKGALLLLVTGGIIVSVAPMLGIL is encoded by the coding sequence ATGGCGGATCAACCCAAGAAACAAAGAAAAATGCTCAGTTCCTATTCCATCGTTTTCCTGTTCCTGATCTTCACAGCCATCCTGACCTGGTTCGTGCCCCAGTCCGTGGTCATCAACGACCATGGAACCAAGAAAATCATCTATGATGCCATCCTGGTGAAGGGAAAAGTGATGGCCGGCCAGGGGCTCCAGCCCATGGGGCTGTGGGACATCATCATGGCCCCGGCCAAGGGGTTCGTGAAGGCGGCCCAGCTGTGCTTTGCCCTCTTGATGGCCGGAGCGTTCCTCCATCTGCTGAACTATGTGGGAGCCATGCGGGCCGGGATCGGCTGGCTGCTGAAGCGGTTCACCGGCAAGACCCTGATTGTGGTGCTGACCTTCTTCTCCGCCCTTTTCGGGGCCGTTTACGGCCTCTGGGAAGAGATCCCCGCCTATTCCATGGCGGTGGTGCCCCTGTTCGTCCTGGCCGGATATGATGTGGTCACCGGCATCGGGGTGCTGACGGTGGGGGCCACGGCCGGCAACATGGCCAGCGTGGTGAACCCTTTCTCCCTGGGGGCTGCCGTGGGGGCCATCGGCAATGAAAGCCTGTCCCTGGGCAGCGGCATCGTCCTGCGGCTGGTGCTTTTCGCCGTGCTCTATCTGGTGGCCCTGGCCTATGTGCTCCAGTATGCGGCCCGGGTGAAGAAAGATCCCTCCAGATCCATTGTGGCCGGACTGCCGGTGAACACCATGGTGGAGGAAAGGCAGGAAGAGGTGGAAATCACCTCCCGTCAGGCTCTTTCCATCGGGCTCCTGGTACTGATCGTCATTGCCATGATCTGCGGCTATGTGCCCTGGGACTCCATTAAATTTGCGGATGGAACCACGGCAAAGACCCTGGTGAATCTGCCTTTTACCACCCTGGCCAAGGTACCGGTACTGGGGAACCTGCTGGGCGCGGAACATTACACCCAGTTCGGAGACTGGTATTTTGAAGAATTTTCCTTCGTATTCCTGGCCGGTGCCCTGCTGCTGGGAATCATCAACAAGATCCCGGAAGCCACCTTCATCAAAGAATTCATCGCCGGAGCCCGGGACCTGCTCAGCGTGGTGCTGGTGCTGGCCATTGCCAATGGGATTTCCGTGATCATGGGCAGCAAGACCGCCGGCATGTCCGTCACCTTTGTGTACTGGATCCAGAATGCCCTCCAGGGCGTGCCTTCCTGGGCTTTCTCCCTGGCCGTCATCCTGTCCTATGTGGCCATCGGGTTCTTCATGCAGTCCACCAGCGGGGTAGCCGGGATCACCATGCCCATCCTGGGGGCCGTGGCCTATGCCCTGTATGAAACCGCTCCCATCGGGCCGGTGGGGGGCCAGGTACTGCTGATCGCCAGCTTCACCATCGGGCTGAACTTCACCAGTGCCCTGTATCCCAGTGCCACCAACATGGGGACTTTGGAACTCTACAAGGTACCCTATGACATCTACCTGAAGTTCATCCTGAAAGGGGCCCTGCTGCTGCTCGTTACCGGCGGGATCATCGTTTCCGTGGCGCCCATGCTGGGCATCCTGTAA
- a CDS encoding LysR family transcriptional regulator: MKLHQLRYFQEVCRQQSITKAAENLQISQPAVSAAIRELEEEFDLKLFKRSHKKLTLTTEGSYFLLEVEELLDKAKQISDDMTRLQKKNTCIRIGLPPMIESLEVPLLAQFHKEYPDIRLELHHGNSLSLRKALQEERIDIALVSGLGSDQANTDACAMRQSEIVYCVNREHPYAAEKTISLKQVAQMALVEIEGHQHFREKILERFHADHCTPKILWSTSQLYTKIQLIKNGAAGGFLYRPVAEREPDLVPISLNPPLYYGIEMLWLKNTASFENIHTFLDFAQKHGVTK, from the coding sequence ATGAAATTACATCAATTGCGCTATTTCCAGGAAGTCTGCCGGCAGCAGAGCATCACCAAGGCTGCCGAAAATCTCCAAATCTCCCAACCTGCGGTGTCAGCAGCCATCCGCGAGCTGGAAGAAGAGTTTGATCTGAAACTGTTCAAACGATCCCACAAGAAATTGACACTGACCACAGAGGGTTCCTATTTCCTGCTGGAAGTGGAGGAACTGCTGGACAAAGCCAAACAGATCAGCGATGACATGACCCGATTGCAGAAGAAGAACACCTGTATACGGATCGGCCTGCCACCCATGATCGAGTCACTGGAGGTTCCCCTGCTGGCCCAGTTCCACAAAGAATACCCGGACATCCGGCTGGAACTCCACCACGGCAATTCCCTGAGCCTGCGGAAAGCTCTCCAGGAGGAACGGATCGACATCGCCCTGGTCAGTGGACTGGGGTCCGACCAGGCGAACACGGATGCCTGTGCCATGCGCCAGAGTGAAATCGTGTACTGTGTGAACCGGGAGCATCCCTATGCTGCGGAGAAAACCATTTCCCTGAAACAGGTAGCCCAGATGGCCCTGGTGGAAATCGAGGGTCACCAGCATTTCCGGGAAAAGATCCTGGAACGGTTCCATGCAGATCACTGTACGCCCAAGATTCTCTGGTCCACCAGCCAGCTGTACACCAAAATCCAGCTGATCAAGAACGGGGCAGCCGGGGGATTCCTGTACCGGCCGGTGGCCGAACGGGAGCCGGACCTGGTACCCATTTCTCTGAATCCGCCACTGTATTATGGCATCGAAATGCTCTGGCTGAAAAATACCGCCAGCTTCGAGAACATCCATACGTTCCTGGACTTCGCCCAGAAACACGGAGTGACAAAGTAA
- a CDS encoding ArnT family glycosyltransferase → MKKKYWLGFWAAAIFLLFFMNSSLPLTDSVEGNYALTAKEMVLSGDWLSPQIYGRYWYDKPVFAYWMIALGFKIFGFSEFGARFFPSLFGLGGLWLTVKAGKKLYGEEVGFLSGVLLLMTLQFFTISKSVLTDGMLLLFMDGALLCFYLGYSTREKNWYYGLYLLAGLATLTKGPIGFLMPGFIITLFLLYQKDWKCLKSAHLPSGIVLFLLVALPWYIAMARVHPDFLGSFLGTQNVLRATVSEHPRDNVIWYYTAVNLLNAYAWVGFIPPMLWNLVRKNGQWKYPAPREAFLLLWMAAIFVFFQCMATKYITYTYPLLLPLCVLTADYIWKKGQKLEVRWMLLGNILFYGALAVAAWKLPKLAPKVFAHPMNVFYFMLIYTLCMAVLVLHRYKGKSSQEVFSTVILLTIAFHCCSLDLLAQPLMYDVTGKTAAQFINSMVPADVPIYIRGGGYPTSAVFYTGREMVMLVPDQEADAFQPRQDSWSAKNIMPWTTYGKVQQQSGKAVVLVDTHTKKLTTKLEEDWPATWKRIKLPGQWTVMIKER, encoded by the coding sequence ATGAAGAAAAAATACTGGCTGGGCTTTTGGGCTGCTGCCATTTTTCTGTTGTTTTTTATGAATTCTTCCCTGCCCCTGACGGACAGTGTGGAAGGGAATTACGCCCTGACGGCCAAGGAAATGGTCCTGAGTGGCGACTGGCTGTCACCCCAGATCTATGGCCGTTACTGGTATGACAAACCGGTCTTTGCCTACTGGATGATCGCCCTGGGTTTCAAGATTTTTGGCTTCAGTGAATTCGGTGCCCGGTTCTTTCCCTCCCTGTTCGGGCTGGGCGGGCTGTGGCTTACGGTAAAGGCCGGCAAGAAGCTCTATGGAGAAGAAGTGGGCTTCCTCAGCGGTGTCCTTCTGCTTATGACCCTGCAGTTCTTTACCATTTCCAAGAGCGTGCTCACGGATGGCATGCTGCTTCTGTTCATGGATGGGGCGCTGCTGTGTTTCTACCTGGGCTACAGTACCCGGGAGAAAAACTGGTATTACGGGCTGTACCTCCTGGCTGGGCTGGCTACTTTGACCAAGGGACCCATCGGGTTTCTCATGCCCGGTTTCATCATCACCCTGTTCCTGCTGTACCAGAAGGACTGGAAATGTCTGAAGAGCGCCCATCTGCCTTCAGGCATTGTCTTATTCCTGCTGGTGGCCCTGCCCTGGTACATTGCCATGGCCAGGGTCCATCCGGATTTCCTGGGTAGTTTCCTGGGGACTCAGAATGTGCTGCGGGCAACGGTCTCGGAACATCCCCGGGACAATGTAATCTGGTACTATACGGCGGTGAACCTGCTGAACGCCTATGCCTGGGTGGGGTTCATACCGCCCATGCTGTGGAATCTGGTACGGAAGAACGGGCAATGGAAGTATCCGGCACCCCGGGAGGCGTTCCTGCTGCTGTGGATGGCAGCCATTTTCGTGTTTTTCCAGTGCATGGCCACCAAATACATCACCTATACGTATCCGCTGCTGCTGCCTCTGTGTGTGCTTACGGCAGATTACATCTGGAAAAAGGGACAGAAGCTGGAAGTCAGATGGATGCTCCTTGGGAACATCCTGTTTTACGGAGCACTGGCTGTGGCAGCCTGGAAATTGCCCAAACTGGCACCCAAGGTATTTGCCCATCCCATGAATGTATTTTACTTCATGCTCATCTACACCCTGTGCATGGCCGTACTGGTCCTGCATCGATACAAGGGAAAAAGCAGCCAGGAAGTGTTCTCCACAGTGATCCTGCTGACCATTGCCTTCCATTGCTGCAGCCTGGACCTGTTGGCCCAGCCGCTGATGTACGATGTGACCGGTAAGACAGCGGCCCAGTTCATCAATTCCATGGTGCCGGCAGATGTGCCCATCTACATCCGGGGCGGCGGCTATCCCACCTCTGCGGTGTTCTATACGGGCCGGGAGATGGTGATGCTGGTGCCCGACCAGGAAGCCGATGCGTTCCAGCCCCGGCAGGACAGCTGGTCGGCCAAGAACATCATGCCCTGGACTACTTATGGTAAGGTGCAGCAGCAGTCGGGCAAGGCGGTGGTGCTGGTGGACACCCATACGAAGAAACTGACTACCAAACTGGAAGAGGACTGGCCGGCCACCTGGAAGCGGATCAAGCTGCCCGGTCAGTGGACGGTTATGATCAAGGAGCGGTAA